The following is a genomic window from Telopea speciosissima isolate NSW1024214 ecotype Mountain lineage unplaced genomic scaffold, Tspe_v1 Tspe_v1.0404, whole genome shotgun sequence.
CTGGAAAGAAGAGGGGATGGGGAGACCCAAGGATACAACAACATGCATGTTCCTTGGGGCATCattacaagaagaagaaacaatagaaaGCTTGGCTTTGATGtcaaaggaaatggagtcccaaatctgacGAGGAGGCCGAGAGTTGGATATCCATTTCTTGatgttacgctccatccaactATGATTTATGGCTGCACAAAAGGTCAGCTTTCCGACTGTGTCACAAACAGAGGAGCCACCAAAAGCCATGTCTaccatggaacaagaactcagcgagatctcaccgatcttggtgagatctcactaataattcatttttttgaGATGGCGAGATGAGATTAGGGGCGATACTAAAGGATTACAAATTTACAATATCTCGGTTCAATTAAGCATCTGGCCTTGTATAAATAATGCACATGTCGACCGAGACCAATTGAGATCTCGTTGATCTCGGCAGAGAACATACACGCACCCAAATTGCATGGTTTTGCTCCCATTTTCCACTGGAAATTCGTCGGATTGTGCGAAGAAGCTGCATCCAACCAAGCCATACATGCTGATGGTATTTCAATAGCCTGGTGAtggcagtagcagtggatcgatCTCATCGCAACCGCCTCTtccataccctaggatagggaaCCTTTGGttagttgatgacaacacttatatgactTGTGTGCAAGACTACGTGCGATTCTTCAAtagcactatgacatgggaatcctATGTGGCACATTCAGAGGCTTACATGTTGCGGCAAAATGGCTTGGCATGATAGATGTATATGgtaagattgatgtattttacacttttacatttgtaatgcttatttaagttgttttatattaattgtatattttgattgctttctaatactaaattatgtgtagaatagtgCCTATTAGTACATCGTAGCCTACCAaactagggtccgaagtgaaactcctatttggactttgattttggacaatctgatagtgccattgtgtttaaatgacccataataggctgtataccaagttccatgaccaaacttggtcaaaaacccaccgaaaccagctaccaagttttttaaaaaaaagcaccaacttaccgagatctcggcccaactcagTTTTCTGGCTGAGCAAAACCAGTACCGAAACCAAGTTCTTGAACCTGATGTCTATCCAAATCCACTCCCTGGAGAAGGGAAGAATTTTCCGCCTCCAAGGCAACATTTTGCAAGGATGTCATTCCagatggaagaggagagagggcaagcaaagaaaaggtggttcAAGTCTTCTACAACATTCCCGCATAGGCAGCACAGCTGCACAAAGGAGAGACCTGGATCTGGCGGTGGCTAAGAAAGGACTGCGTTGGAAGGCAGTTTGTGAAGACACGCCAGATTGTGTAGCAATGGCGGGGAATATAAAGCTTGAACTAGAGAGGCTTCCTCCAAGGGGCCGGGGGTCTGCTGGATCTAATAAGGTTCCAGGCAGCTTTAGAGCTGAAATGACCAACAGTGGGGAAGTGGCCCAAGCTTTacattggtttttctttttttccggtaaataaatatattaccgaaccccaagaGGGGGCAGGGAGAAGCGAACCAAAGAATCAATgtacaagaaagagaagaggaaaagaaggggaggggggggagaaagaagaaaggaagagagggggaaggggaagtGGACtaccagcctacgcagaggaggatAGGACCCCAAAAGGGCAGAGTCAAGGCCCCAAAAAGTCAAAATGTGCCTATTTCTATGGCTGTTCTGGCAGTGCCTCTGACGGATACTACTGAGCTTAGTGGacacatcaaaggagatggctttccaaatcacatcaaacgatctagagttggaagtccatctcctggtTTTTCTTATTAACCTTTGAAGAAGAACTACTTCgattttacatatttttttggttggcTTGGCATAATGAATTTCCTAAAGACCCATAAGAAATATACAATTTCTGCACCCATGGTTTAAAGCCTATTATTCTCTGATGAACCTGAGCTGCAGGCTTTATAGAAGGGCTTGTCACGCTGATGGCTCCACCGGTTGTTCCCTGATCCCACCCGAGCTAGAACTGAATGTAAGGCTACCTACCTAATTGCTTCTCGGAGTACGTTCCTTCATTCCCAAGTTGAGACATCACTTAATGTCTAACCCGCTACGGCGCTCTGGAACGTGCCAGCGCCTTCGCTCATTTCCTGATTGCAAGTACGGATACAATACGATATGgactgatacgtatcggtatcggtcgataccAATACGATACATGCCGATAcgtttcttttaaaaaaaaaattggattgtaTCTAAATGTATcagccgatacgtatcgataccatcgatatgtccagtaaagggttctgtggatggtttaatacgtatcgatatgtatcgatacgtatcggcccatcaatacattccataaaaaaagccattttcactcacagactcgatacaactcctaatttaacgaaaaaatgaaggaaaactctcaaccaggagtctaaaatcttgcatttaatcttggtatTTCACACTTTTAGACtaaaaaaacgaatcaaggagtactacaacatcatcctttgcatcatccaatactcttcatggctctagacgattacaacatgtaagaaaccacatcttttataacaatttcaatttaatgcacttgtttggttatacattattcaccattttagtgtttatgcatgacacttgttatatattgcttatttatattgttttttgttccaaaagtgtatttccatgtgtatcttgaccatttctatgtgtatttgtattgttcgatacgtatctccgatacgatacgtctcttaaaatcatccgaccgatacgatacccgatactttaaaccttgtcTGCACCTCCATATTTCTTGCTTTGTTCTACATTTTGTGTGTATTATGGAAATAGTTGCTTATATCAAATAATCATACAACAGTATGCATTTACTTCTTGACAAGGTTACTTGATATAGCTGACTTCTATTTATTGTCTCAGTGATATTTCTATTGGCTCCTTCTCTATTCAATTATACTAGTGTTGATCAATGACACAAAGTatatgtaatattttttttatcgaCTGATTTTTCCTTCTTGCCAATCTGTACTAAAAAGTCAAAACCTATTTCTAGAACAGCTCATATCTTTAGGATAAAAAATAATTGATGTGGGTGACCGATATCATTAACCTATCTACTTGCATTTAAATAGATTCAAGCAGGGATAATTTGTATGCGAGGCCAATTATATGTCACTTCTCCTCTTAATTACCCCTCCAAAAGTAGTGAACCTGAAATTTTATTCTCATCCGTACTACAAATATGAAAAGTTATACCATTACCATAACAATTCATGTGAACTGCTTGTAAAAGGAACCACAAAAAGCTTCAAAGAGTTTCTTCTATGAATAATAAAATCAAGGTACTAGGAATTTGAGTCAGCAGAGAAGTCTGTCATATTTTGCAGAAGGAAATTCAGTGTATGTCATTGACTGCTATTGAACCGAAAAGCAAGTGCTGGCAGGTTACTATTAAGGAAAATATTGGGGCAAAAAGGGGCTTACCTCTCAAACAATGGCTGTCTTTGTTGAGGTTGCTCGGattcaaaatattcaaaaaggAGCTCAGGATCATCACAGCATGCAGAACCAAATGAATGATCATTTAACAAATCTCTGATATGTGTTGACGAAGACTCTGACAGACATGATAGACTCACAGGTTGTGATGAGCATTTGTCGTCCTGTCTGTAAGGTTCAGGTATAAGTACTGAAAAAATCGGATGTTGGCCTATATTTGAGGAACTTTCTGATGCTTCATTCATTTCACAAGCTTCAGAGACCTCAGGAGAGGAAATCCCAGTGCTATTATTCATCGGATGATTCCTACATTTACTAAACAACTGAACTGCTGACAAATATGGAACAAAATAGGCACGGAACTCAAAACGATCAATACCCAATCTCTTTGAGTTCAGATAGTCCTCTCCCTTAACTTCCAAACCATAGTTCCCATGCTTCTCATACCACTGCCAAAGGCCTCCCAAAGACACATTTGGCATTTGATGCTTGCACAGGGAAGCACCAACGCGCTCTAGCAAGCAAGTCTGACATTGCTGAATGCTGTATCTCTGGGCAATGACTGGGGAAGCAGAATGAAGAAGTTTCTCAAACTCCGCAAGAGGACTACCAGTAGCAAATTGAACAGCTTCAGAAGCTAATTGTAACCTATAGGCATCTTTTACTGCTTGCATTATCTTAAGTGAATCAGTCTTCAATGCAGAACTCCTACAGTCTTTGTATAGATCAGCTGAAACACAGTTTGCTACATCATGCATTCTACTCCGCTCACTGTATATGCAAGTGTTATGGCTTATGGGCTTCAGAATTCCGACTTCATCATCAGAAAGTGAATCACTAATATTCCCAGAATCCTTCCCAAGAGATGCATTACCAACATCCATTAAAGGAAGAGGAGTTTCACAACTGGAACTTAATTCCTCTCCTACACTGCTTTGCGAATTCCATTTATCTGTAACTGATTCCTCAAGAGCTGATACTGATGCATTGGCAGGTATCCTCATGCTCTTTAACTCAGCATCTTTCCTCCCAACAGGTACCCACTTCTGCAAGATTGACCCAGAACTATGTTCTTGCATGTTGTAATCCTCAGGAGGATTATTTGTTTCCGATTTGGCAAGTCCATTAATTACTGGAAGCTGAACGTCAACTGGAGACTGCATTTCTAGCAGATTTGACTTGTCCACAGAATCACTACTCCTAGATGATGTACTATTTTGGTTTTGTTCTGCATGATCATTGATAGTACAGGCACTTCCACATTGGTTCATTTCTTCTGGACAATCTTGAGAAGTTTGAATTCTTTCTGGAGGAATGCAGTCAACTCCATCTGCTTGAAGGTTGGTGCTAACACATTCAAAGTGACAATGAGAATTTGACTGCACCTGAAATAGGATATCTGATGCATCCTTCTGTTGCATATTAACATTTGCAGACCTATTTGAGGTGATTTTACAAGCATTGAGTCCGTTCCTAGGATAGTATTTGAACTCTGGCTTCAAGCATGCACtgggttttcttttcaacttttcaGAAACCTTGACCTTTAAGTTCTCGTTCTCTTCTGATTTTAATATATCTGAATCAGAAGCATTTGAACCCCTTTTAAGCAAGGGAGCCTCTTTGGAAGCATTATCAAACTGCAAATCAACAAAGTCCACATTCTTCGGTTCACAGAGGTGTCCATCTGCATCATTCCTCTGGACCTTCCGCCAAACAGAatgattattttcttttcctgtaCGACCTTGTAAACatccgctgctgctgctgaaTCTGTGCCCAGATAGTTTTCTTTCTTGTCGACCCCTCTTGCCTGGTATAAATGAATTCCCATCACTGCTGCTACAGCCCTGAGTTCCACTTTTCATTCTTTCAGCAAGATTATAGGCATCCACTGACCCCTTTGAAGAGTTTCCACGAGAAAGACATCCCTTTCTAGCATTATGCGACAAACTATCACTATTACTGTACCCAAGTGATTCTGACGGACTACTTGCACTAACTTCTCTGACACAGGACTTTTCTTCAACATCACCCCCATTGGTACTATAATCACTGTtccaaccatcagaaaatgaatcCAATACAGGAGTGCTGTTTATATCAGAGAAGACTTCCAAAGATGTATCCTCACAATAGCTGGTCCCCTTCAGACAGGTATCCACTGTTTCCCCATTGTCGGTAGAAAATCGTGTTTCTGTGGCTTTCATCTGACTCTCACGATTAACTAGTAAATGTTCACCTGTAGACTCCTGGGGTAGTAAAGGCACCAAAGCTTCAGACTCATTCACCTCACTGATGTAAGATGAGCACACTCTAGTTGTTGCAGAATGGTTAAATAGACCACTGTTATCGTACTCACTGTTGTTTGTATTCACACTAATCTCCTGAAAAGACACCACAGGAGTAATTGCATTCTCAGTCGACCTATTCTCGGAAATCACTCCAACCCCACTAACCCGGTCATTGTTAGCACAAGATTCAGAAGTAGAACTGCTACAGACAGTAGAACTGCTACAGACACCTTCTTCACAAAAAGCTTCAGGTTCAGTACAGTCAGTGCTGCATGAGGGCTTCTTGaattgttttcccttcttttttgcCTTCTTCCTTGAGTTTTTCTTCACAGCCTTATTGAATTTGGAAGTATTCTTAACTTGTTGAGCTGAAACACTCACATTAGAATCATCCGGGATCAAAGCAGTGGTATCATTGGTCATAAGAGAATTCTGCAGGGTGGAAGTGCCAGATTCCTTGGCAGCTTTGGTCCTTTTATTCATTGAGGTCCTTGTTTGAGAATGTTGTTGAAAATTTGACCCAGAAGTACTGCTGGCAGTTAATGAATTTGTAGAATACATATGTTCAGGAGGATGACTCCTCTGTGTATTTTGTGGATCAGCATGGAATGTAATAGCAGGTGGTAAAGGAACCAAATCGAGACCATCCATTTTCACATGAGGTCCAGAACCCAACTGGTTCCTTTGGTCAGGACCTTGCAGAGGCGGAAAAATGGGTGCAACAACTTTCCAGCGCACATCAGGATCAAAGGTAACAAATGTGACAAGAAAATACCTGACAATGAATGAGAAAGGAGACAAATTACAGTCTACAATAGAGAATAAATGATAGAATATGCCAAGTAGAAATGCCAAATGGCCACATATGTTTTGAGCAAGTAAAAAGCACCATAGATTTGTAGGAAGCTAACTCAAAGGTGATCTAGCTCAAAAAGTCATTAACAACTCCTATTTCAGCAGGTTGGAAACCAGGGCATTAATGGCTCAGAGAATACAACTCAAATGTCTGGACACTTACCAGCAGCATTATAAAACACAACTATTTTACACTCTTTTTATTCAGTATAAATGCATTTTGGGAGTATCACAACTAATCTGAAAAGAGTGAATGATATTAAACATCCAGACTCTCATAAGCAGAATATGATCTGTTTCTTCTCCGGCATATACAAGGGACAATGATGTGCTGTGTATATCAATCAATACACCTTTGTTGATTTTGTTGATCTCCTACTCCAAAAGCCTACTTATCAAAAATCCTGAACAGCTAGTGGTTGGAACCTTTGGAGCATTAACTTTTGACCAGACAGGACATAATGTTTACCAGATGGTTATACACTCTGTTCACATCATGGTTCGAAGTCTCGCAGGATCTCGGtgatttttttggtttcaacaaGGGTCGAGTCGAGACCACATGTGA
Proteins encoded in this region:
- the LOC122648054 gene encoding uncharacterized protein LOC122648054, which codes for MDGLDLVPLPPAITFHADPQNTQRSHPPEHMYSTNSLTASSTSGSNFQQHSQTRTSMNKRTKAAKESGTSTLQNSLMTNDTTALIPDDSNVSVSAQQVKNTSKFNKAVKKNSRKKAKKKGKQFKKPSCSTDCTEPEAFCEEGVCSSSTVCSSSTSESCANNDRVSGVGVISENRSTENAITPVVSFQEISVNTNNSEYDNSGLFNHSATTRVCSSYISEVNESEALVPLLPQESTGEHLLVNRESQMKATETRFSTDNGETVDTCLKGTSYCEDTSLEVFSDINSTPVLDSFSDGWNSDYSTNGGDVEEKSCVREVSASSPSESLGYSNSDSLSHNARKGCLSRGNSSKGSVDAYNLAERMKSGTQGCSSSDGNSFIPGKRGRQERKLSGHRFSSSSGCLQGRTGKENNHSVWRKVQRNDADGHLCEPKNVDFVDLQFDNASKEAPLLKRGSNASDSDILKSEENENLKVKVSEKLKRKPSACLKPEFKYYPRNGLNACKITSNRSANVNMQQKDASDILFQVQSNSHCHFECVSTNLQADGVDCIPPERIQTSQDCPEEMNQCGSACTINDHAEQNQNSTSSRSSDSVDKSNLLEMQSPVDVQLPVINGLAKSETNNPPEDYNMQEHSSGSILQKWVPVGRKDAELKSMRIPANASVSALEESVTDKWNSQSSVGEELSSSCETPLPLMDVGNASLGKDSGNISDSLSDDEVGILKPISHNTCIYSERSRMHDVANCVSADLYKDCRSSALKTDSLKIMQAVKDAYRLQLASEAVQFATGSPLAEFEKLLHSASPVIAQRYSIQQCQTCLLERVGASLCKHQMPNVSLGGLWQWYEKHGNYGLEVKGEDYLNSKRLGIDRFEFRAYFVPYLSAVQLFSKCRNHPMNNSTGISSPEVSEACEMNEASESSSNIGQHPIFSVLIPEPYRQDDKCSSQPVSLSCLSESSSTHIRDLLNDHSFGSACCDDPELLFEYFESEQPQQRQPLFERVKELVRGGTSNCRAYGDPTMLNSLGLHDLHPSSWYSVAWYPIYRIPDGNFRAAFLTYHSLGHLVSRSASSDSFGGDNCIVSPVVGLQSYNAQVHMILCTFPLMS